A window of the Salarias fasciatus chromosome 7, fSalaFa1.1, whole genome shotgun sequence genome harbors these coding sequences:
- the myo5c gene encoding unconventional myosin-Vc isoform X2 — protein MAVLELYTEYNRVWIPDADHVWKSAEITRDFQSGDKVLELLLEDGTEHHYPVDPSKPQLPPLRNPDILVGENDLTALSYLHEPAVLHNLKVRFVESRIIYTYCGIILVAVNPYKQLPIYGDAIIHAYSGQNMGDMDPHIFAVAEEAYKQMARNHKNQSIIVSGESGAGKTVSARYAMRYFAVVSKSGSKTRVEDKVLASNPVTEAIGNAKTTRNDNSSRFGKYTEISFDRRYCIIGANMRTYLLEKSRVVFQADNERNYHIFYQMCSCAHLPEFKTLRLLSADKFSYTCMGGNTTIEGVDDKKDMEETQRTFSMLGLKEDFQADVFKVLAAILHLGNVEIRSAGDDKSLIAPNDPHLAVFCELLGVAAGELVRWLCHRKIVLVAETVVKPLPRKRAVNARDALAKQIYAHLFDCIINRINTALQVPGKQHAFIGVLDIYGFETFNINSFEQFCINYANEKLQQQFNLHVFKLEQEEYMKEDIPWTLIDFYDNQPVIDLIEAKMGIFELLDEECLFPQGTDHSWLQKLHNYLDANPLYEKPRLSNEAFVIQHFADKVEYQCTGFLEKNRDALYEELIETMRVSQFSFLANFFQEEEQNPVNSKSVKVRAARPPLKPTNKQLRTSVGNKFRSSLSLLMETLNATTPHYVRCIKPNDEKLPFEYDSGRVVQQLRACGVLETIRISAQSYPSRWTYIEFYSRYSILMTHQEAELTDKKQTCKNVLQRLIQDSNQYKFGRTKIFFRAGQVAYLEKLRLDRLRGACVTIQKHVRGWSQRRKYLAMRSAAIILQQYIRGKRTVRKAVNPTTLKQGWAALVIQRHWRGYHMRQIYRVVRLASITIQSFTRGWLARKRYRKMLKEHKALVIQKYARAWLARRRFQTMRRLVLNVQLSYRVQQLRKKIEEQNKENRGLMERLTSLANSNSQTVDRLQSLEVQLEKSTSQRASLEAREKKAKEEAGLTIAELQKKIDAVNLEKQSLETQFKTSTKNTKESFDQIKRSLLEEKENEARLRKIAENNIDIQREDHENEVETLKEEIKRLKEEKVSLQRKIEEGEQLNSDLQEQNVQLSRHVKVIPELRRELSNLENQRKGMDRKIKQQAELAKSKTVEIVTQLLSGVVEEELLLRLTQDDSEKTDEAEVLLMAFEGLQKAARILESNQREQKESHGVQVEGLKLKVDHLQNENSKLQNLFQEKSNVNESIRQEVSRLSSENSAIPELKLQVSELQRQKQELEGHIEQQKTEITEKTKEITTTLQSRITEESTQRRLLEEKAEGLEEANRELQVQMRELEEEVDHLKRQQLMEMEIKRKLRQEASQLTAENMDFEELLDQKNRLIKRLQSQIKSLEASRKVKQTSNVIPRDYLGMLEYKREDELRLIQNIILDLKPKGVVVNMIPNLPAFLLFMCVRHADYLNDEAKIKSLMSAIIGGIKKVIMSYVKDFELLSFWLSNTYQMINCLKQYSGEEEFLKQSTPRQKKNCLQNFDLSEYRQILSDLAIHIYHQFISVMEKTLTPAIVPGMLEHESLQGISSMKPTGFRKRSNSLYEETETYTISSILQQLTGFHSTMTHHSMDPGLVKQAVKQLFFLVGAATLNNIMLRKDMCSCRKGMQIRCNISYLEEWLKEKELQSSNAMDTLRPLAQAAWLLQVNKSTDEDASEIIEKCTELHPVQILNSYTPIDDFEKRVSSSFVRKVQSLLQDHDGSAQLMLDTDYRFQVMFPFCSSTQALELLQVPNSLHLDFLTRI, from the exons CTTTACACCGAG TACAACAGAGTGTGGATCCCAGATGCAGATCATGTGTGGAAATCAGCAGAGATTACGAGAGACTTCCAATCGGGAGATAAagtcctggagctgctcctgGAAGATGGCACT GAACACCACTACCCTGTTGACCCCTCAAAACCACAGCTCCCCCCTCTGCGAAACCCGGACATCTTGGTGGGGGAGAACGACCTGACGGCTCTCAGTTACCTTCACGAGCCCGCGGTCCTCCACAATCTCAAAGTGCGGTTCGTGGAGTCCAGGATCATCTACACCTACTGCG GCATCATACTGGTGGCTGTAAATCCTTATAAACAACTCCCCATTTATGGAGATGCAATCATTCACGCCTACTCCGGCCAGAACATGGGCGACATGGATCCACATATATTTGCAGTGGCTGAGGAGGCCTACAAACAGATGGCCAG AAACCACAAGAACCAGTCCATCATCGTCAGCGGCGAGTCCGGAGCCGGGAAGACTGTGTCTGCTCGGTATGCCATGAGGTATTTTGCTGTGGTGAGCAAATCTGGAAGTAAGACCCGGGTGGAGGACAAGGTTCTGGCATCCAATCCGGTAACAGAG gcAATAGGGAATGCAAAGACCACCAGGAATGACAACAGCAGCCGCTTTGGGAAGTACACCGAGATCAGCTTCGACCGGCGCTACTGTATCATCGGAGCCAACATGAGGACCTACCTGCTGGAGAAATCCAGAGTCGTTTTCCAG GCAGACAACGAGCGAAACTATCACATTTTCTACCAGATGTGTTCTTGTGCACATCTGCCAGAATTTAAGACCCTCAGACTGT TGAGTGCTGATAAGTTCAGTTACACCTGCATGGGCGGCAACACGACCATCGAAGGTGTAGATGACAAGAAGGACATGGAGGAGACTCAGCGGACGTTCTCTATGTTGG GACTGAAGGAGGATTTCCAGGCGGATGTTTTCAAAGTCCTGGCAGCTATTCTGCATTTGGGGAATGTCGAGATCAGAAGTGCTGGAGATGATAAATCCTTAATTGCT CCAAACGATCCTCACTTGGCAGTCTTCTGCGAGCTGCTCGGCGTGGCTGCGGGCGAGCTGGTCCGCTGGCTGTGCCACCGGAAGATCGTTCTGGTGGCGGAGACCGTGGTGAAGCCCCTGCCCAGGAAGAGGGCGGTCAACGCCCGCGACGCCCTGGCCAAGCAGATCTACGCCCATCTGTTTGACTGCATCATAAACAGGATCAACACGGCGCTGCAGGTTCCAGGAAAGCAGCACGCTTTCATTGGAGTTCTGGACATTTACGG CTTTGAGACGTTCAACATCAACAGCTTTGAACAGTTTTGCATCAACTATGCCAAcgagaagctccagcagcagttCAACCTG CACGTGTTCAAACTGGAGCAAGAGGAGTACATGAAGGAGGACATCCCATGGACGCTGATCGATTTCTACGATAATCAGCCGGTCATCGACCTGATCGAAGCAAAGATGGGGATCTTCGAGCTGCTCGATGAAGAATGTTTA TTCCCTCAAGGTACCGATCACAGCTggctgcagaagctgcacaaCTACCTGGATGCCAACCCGCTGTATGAGAAGCCCAGGCTATCAAATGAGGCGTTTGTGATTCAGCACTTTGCAGACAAG GTGGAGTATCAGTGCACAGGCTTTTTGGAGAAAAACCGGGATGCTCTTTATGAAGAGTTGATTGAAACGATGAGAGTCAGTCAG TTCTCCTTTCTGGCCAACTTTTTCCAAGAGGAGGAGCAAAACCCTGTGAACAGTAAGAGTGTGAAAGTTCGGGCTGCCAGGCCTCCGCTGAAACCCACCAACAAACAGCTCAGAACCTCAGTTGGAAATAAA TTCCGCAGCTCTCTCTCCTTACTGATGGAAACGCTGAACGCCACCACCCCTCACTACGTGCGTTGCATTAAGCCCAATGATGAGAAGCTCCCATTTGA GTACGACTCCGGGAGAGTCGTGCAGCAGCTGCGAGCCTGTGGAGTCCTGGAAACGATCCGGATCAGTGCACAGAGCTATCCCTCCAG GTGGACTTACATCGAGTTTTACAGCCGGTACAGTATCCTTATGACGCACCAGGAGGCAGAACTCACGGACAAGAAACAGACCTGCAAGAATGTGCTGCAGAGGTTGATTCAG GACTCCAACCAGTACAAGTTTGGCCGGACGAAAATCTTCTTCCGGGCCGGTCAGGTGGCTTATCTGGAGAAGCTGCGTCTGGATCGACTCCGGGGAGCCTGCGTGACGATCCAGAAGCACGTGCGAggctggagccagaggaggaagtATCTGGCCATGAGATCAGCGGCAATCATCCTGCAACAGTACATCCGCGGGAAGAGGACAGTCCG GAAAGCAGTGAATCCTACAACCCTGAAGCAGGGCTGGGCTGCACTGGTGATCCAGAGGCACTGGAGAGGCTACCACATGAGGCAGATCTACAGAGTCGTCCGTCTGGCCTCCATTACGATCCAGTCCTTCACACGAGGCTGGCTGGCCCGCAAACGGTACCGGAAG atgttgaaggagCACAAAGCGCTGGTCATACAAAAGTACGCCAGAGCGTGGCTGGCACGGCGGCGATTTCAGACCATGCGGCGGCTGGTGCTGAATGTTCAGCTCTCCTACAGGGTGCAGCAGCTCAGAAAGAAGATAGAGGAGCAG AACAAAGAGAACCGTGGCTTGATGGAGAGACTGACCAGCTTGGCCAACTCAAACTCTCAAACTGTGGATCGACTCCAGAGTCTGGAGGTACAGCTGGAAAAATCTACCAGCCAGAGAGCGTCTTTGGAGGCGAGAGAGAAGAAAGCAAAAGAAGAGGCTGGTCTG ACGATTGCAGAGCTTCAAAAGAAAATAGATGCCGTAAACCTTGAAAAGCAGAGCTTGGAGACACAGTTTAAAACTTCTACCAAAAACACCAAAG AGAGCTTCGATCAAATCAAAAGGAGTCttctggaagaaaaagaaaatgaagcaagGCTCAGAAA GATTGCAGAAAACAACATCGACATTCAGAGAGAGGACCACGAGAACGAGGTGgagaccctcaaagaggagatcAAAAGATTGAAAGAAGAGAAAGTCAGTCTGCAGAGGAAGATCGAGGAGGGGGAGCAGTTGAactctgacctgcaggagcagaacgTGCAGCTCAGCAGACACGTCAAGGTCATCCCCGAGCTGCGCCGGGAGCTGAGCAACCTGGAAAACCAGAGGAAGGGCATGGACCGAAAGATCAAGCAACAGGCAGAGCTGGCAAAAT cgAAAACGGTCGAGATCGTGACACAACTTCTGAGCGGTGTTGTTGAAGAGGAGCTTCTTCTGAG GCTGACCCAAGATGACTCTGAGAAGACGGACGAAGCTGAAGTCCTGCTGATGGCGTTTGAAGGCCTGCAGAAAGCAGCcag GATCCTGGAAAGCAACCAGAGAGAACAGAAGGAAAGCCACGGCGTGCAGGTGGAGGGCTTGAAACTGAAAGTTGACCACCTCCAGAATGAGAACAGCAAGCTGCAGAACCTCTTCCAGGAGAAAAGCAACGTCAATGAAAGCATTCGACAAGAAGTGTCTCGGCTCAGCAGTGAAAACTCA GCCATCCCCGAGCTGAAACTTCAggtttcagagctgcagagacaaaaacaagagcTCGAGGGCCACATTGagcaacagaagacagagataACAG AAAAAACCAAGGAGATCACCACCACTCTGCAGAGCAGAATCACAGAAGAGAGCACACAGCGCCG GCTCCTTGAGGAGAAAGCTGAAGGGCTGGAGGAGGCGAACAGGGAGCTTCAAGTCCAAatgagggagctggaggaggaggtcgaTCAcctgaagagacagcagctgatggagatgGAAATCAAGAGGAAGCTCAGACAGGAGGCGTCGCAGCTGACTGCTGAGaacatg GACTTTGAAGAGCTGCTTGaccagaaaaacagattaataaAGAGACTCCAGAGTCAGATAAAGAGCCTCGAAGCTTCACGTAAAG tgaaacaaacatCAAACGTCATTCCTAGAGATTACCTGGGCATGTTGGAGTACAAGAGAGAGGACGAACTCCGCCTCATCCAAAACATCATTCTGG ATTTGAAGCCAAAAGGCGTCGTGGTCAACATGATCCCAAACCTGCCGGCCTTCCTGCTCTTCATGTGTGTTCGTCACGCCGACTACCTGAACGACGAGGCCAAGATCAAGTCTCTCATGAGTGCGATCATCGGTGGCATCAAAAAGGTCATCATG agttACGTCAAAGACTTTGAGCTGCTGTCCTTCTGGCTCTCGAACACGTACCAGATGATCAACTGCCTGAAGCAGTACAGTGGCGAGGAA GAGTTTCTGAAGCAGAGTACTCCCCGACAGAAGAAGAACTGCTTGCAGAACTTTGATTTGTCGGAATACAGGCAGATTCTCAGCGACTTGGCCATCCACATCTACCACCAGTTCATCTCAGTCATGGAGAAGACTCTCACTCCTGCCATTG TGCCTGGTATGTTGGAGCACGAGAGCCTGCAGGGGATTTCGAGCATGAAGCCGACGGGTTTCAGGAAGCGATCCAACAGCCTGTACGAGGAGACGGAGACCTACAccatctcctccatcctccagcagctgacgGGCTTTCACTCCACCATGACCCACCACAGCATGGACCCGGGCCTGGTGAAGCAAGCCGTCAAGCAGCTCTTCTTCCTCGTGGGCGCCGCCACGCTCAACAACATCATGCTTCGCAAAGACATGTGCTCCTGCAGGAAGGGGATGCAGATCAG atgCAACATCAGTTACCTGGAAGAGTGGCTGAAGGaaaaggagctgcagagctccaacgCCATGGATACTCTGCGGCCTCTGGCTCAGGCCGCCTGGCTGCTGCAAGTCAACAAATCCACCGACGAGGACGCCAGCGAGATCATCGAGAAATGCACCGAACTCCACCCTGTCCAG ATTCTGAATTCATACACACCCATCGACGATTTCGAGAAAAGGGTTTCCTCTTCGTTCGTCCGTAAAGTTCAG TCACTGCTACAAGACCACGACGGCTCCGCGCAGCTCATGCTGGACACCGATTACCGCTTCCAGGTCATGTTTCCCTTCTGCTCGTCGACTCaggctctggagctgctgcaggtcccCAACAGCCTCCACCTGGACTTCCTCACCAGGATCTGA
- the myo5c gene encoding unconventional myosin-Vc isoform X1, with protein MAVLELYTEYNRVWIPDADHVWKSAEITRDFQSGDKVLELLLEDGTEHHYPVDPSKPQLPPLRNPDILVGENDLTALSYLHEPAVLHNLKVRFVESRIIYTYCGIILVAVNPYKQLPIYGDAIIHAYSGQNMGDMDPHIFAVAEEAYKQMARNHKNQSIIVSGESGAGKTVSARYAMRYFAVVSKSGSKTRVEDKVLASNPVTEAIGNAKTTRNDNSSRFGKYTEISFDRRYCIIGANMRTYLLEKSRVVFQADNERNYHIFYQMCSCAHLPEFKTLRLLSADKFSYTCMGGNTTIEGVDDKKDMEETQRTFSMLGLKEDFQADVFKVLAAILHLGNVEIRSAGDDKSLIAPNDPHLAVFCELLGVAAGELVRWLCHRKIVLVAETVVKPLPRKRAVNARDALAKQIYAHLFDCIINRINTALQVPGKQHAFIGVLDIYGFETFNINSFEQFCINYANEKLQQQFNLHVFKLEQEEYMKEDIPWTLIDFYDNQPVIDLIEAKMGIFELLDEECLFPQGTDHSWLQKLHNYLDANPLYEKPRLSNEAFVIQHFADKVEYQCTGFLEKNRDALYEELIETMRVSQFSFLANFFQEEEQNPVNSKSVKVRAARPPLKPTNKQLRTSVGNKFRSSLSLLMETLNATTPHYVRCIKPNDEKLPFEYDSGRVVQQLRACGVLETIRISAQSYPSRWTYIEFYSRYSILMTHQEAELTDKKQTCKNVLQRLIQDSNQYKFGRTKIFFRAGQVAYLEKLRLDRLRGACVTIQKHVRGWSQRRKYLAMRSAAIILQQYIRGKRTVRKAVNPTTLKQGWAALVIQRHWRGYHMRQIYRVVRLASITIQSFTRGWLARKRYRKMLKEHKALVIQKYARAWLARRRFQTMRRLVLNVQLSYRVQQLRKKIEEQNKENRGLMERLTSLANSNSQTVDRLQSLEVQLEKSTSQRASLEAREKKAKEEAGLTIAELQKKIDAVNLEKQSLETQFKTSTKNTKESFDQIKRSLLEEKENEARLRKIAENNIDIQREDHENEVETLKEEIKRLKEEKVSLQRKIEEGEQLNSDLQEQNVQLSRHVKVIPELRRELSNLENQRKGMDRKIKQQAELAKSKTVEIVTQLLSGVVEEELLLRLTQDDSEKTDEAEVLLMAFEGLQKAARILESNQREQKESHGVQVEGLKLKVDHLQNENSKLQNLFQEKSNVNESIRQEVSRLSSENSAIPELKLQVSELQRQKQELEGHIEQQKTEITEKTKEITTTLQSRITEESTQRRLLEEKAEGLEEANRELQVQMRELEEEVDHLKRQQLMEMEIKRKLRQEASQLTAENMDFEELLDQKNRLIKRLQSQIKSLEASRKVKQTSNVIPRDYLGMLEYKREDELRLIQNIILDLKPKGVVVNMIPNLPAFLLFMCVRHADYLNDEAKIKSLMSAIIGGIKKVIMSYVKDFELLSFWLSNTYQMINCLKQYSGEEEFLKQSTPRQKKNCLQNFDLSEYRQILSDLAIHIYHQFISVMEKTLTPAIVPGMLEHESLQGISSMKPTGFRKRSNSLYEETETYTISSILQQLTGFHSTMTHHSMDPGLVKQAVKQLFFLVGAATLNNIMLRKDMCSCRKGMQIRCNISYLEEWLKEKELQSSNAMDTLRPLAQAAWLLQVNKSTDEDASEIIEKCTELHPVQIIKILNSYTPIDDFEKRVSSSFVRKVQSLLQDHDGSAQLMLDTDYRFQVMFPFCSSTQALELLQVPNSLHLDFLTRI; from the exons CTTTACACCGAG TACAACAGAGTGTGGATCCCAGATGCAGATCATGTGTGGAAATCAGCAGAGATTACGAGAGACTTCCAATCGGGAGATAAagtcctggagctgctcctgGAAGATGGCACT GAACACCACTACCCTGTTGACCCCTCAAAACCACAGCTCCCCCCTCTGCGAAACCCGGACATCTTGGTGGGGGAGAACGACCTGACGGCTCTCAGTTACCTTCACGAGCCCGCGGTCCTCCACAATCTCAAAGTGCGGTTCGTGGAGTCCAGGATCATCTACACCTACTGCG GCATCATACTGGTGGCTGTAAATCCTTATAAACAACTCCCCATTTATGGAGATGCAATCATTCACGCCTACTCCGGCCAGAACATGGGCGACATGGATCCACATATATTTGCAGTGGCTGAGGAGGCCTACAAACAGATGGCCAG AAACCACAAGAACCAGTCCATCATCGTCAGCGGCGAGTCCGGAGCCGGGAAGACTGTGTCTGCTCGGTATGCCATGAGGTATTTTGCTGTGGTGAGCAAATCTGGAAGTAAGACCCGGGTGGAGGACAAGGTTCTGGCATCCAATCCGGTAACAGAG gcAATAGGGAATGCAAAGACCACCAGGAATGACAACAGCAGCCGCTTTGGGAAGTACACCGAGATCAGCTTCGACCGGCGCTACTGTATCATCGGAGCCAACATGAGGACCTACCTGCTGGAGAAATCCAGAGTCGTTTTCCAG GCAGACAACGAGCGAAACTATCACATTTTCTACCAGATGTGTTCTTGTGCACATCTGCCAGAATTTAAGACCCTCAGACTGT TGAGTGCTGATAAGTTCAGTTACACCTGCATGGGCGGCAACACGACCATCGAAGGTGTAGATGACAAGAAGGACATGGAGGAGACTCAGCGGACGTTCTCTATGTTGG GACTGAAGGAGGATTTCCAGGCGGATGTTTTCAAAGTCCTGGCAGCTATTCTGCATTTGGGGAATGTCGAGATCAGAAGTGCTGGAGATGATAAATCCTTAATTGCT CCAAACGATCCTCACTTGGCAGTCTTCTGCGAGCTGCTCGGCGTGGCTGCGGGCGAGCTGGTCCGCTGGCTGTGCCACCGGAAGATCGTTCTGGTGGCGGAGACCGTGGTGAAGCCCCTGCCCAGGAAGAGGGCGGTCAACGCCCGCGACGCCCTGGCCAAGCAGATCTACGCCCATCTGTTTGACTGCATCATAAACAGGATCAACACGGCGCTGCAGGTTCCAGGAAAGCAGCACGCTTTCATTGGAGTTCTGGACATTTACGG CTTTGAGACGTTCAACATCAACAGCTTTGAACAGTTTTGCATCAACTATGCCAAcgagaagctccagcagcagttCAACCTG CACGTGTTCAAACTGGAGCAAGAGGAGTACATGAAGGAGGACATCCCATGGACGCTGATCGATTTCTACGATAATCAGCCGGTCATCGACCTGATCGAAGCAAAGATGGGGATCTTCGAGCTGCTCGATGAAGAATGTTTA TTCCCTCAAGGTACCGATCACAGCTggctgcagaagctgcacaaCTACCTGGATGCCAACCCGCTGTATGAGAAGCCCAGGCTATCAAATGAGGCGTTTGTGATTCAGCACTTTGCAGACAAG GTGGAGTATCAGTGCACAGGCTTTTTGGAGAAAAACCGGGATGCTCTTTATGAAGAGTTGATTGAAACGATGAGAGTCAGTCAG TTCTCCTTTCTGGCCAACTTTTTCCAAGAGGAGGAGCAAAACCCTGTGAACAGTAAGAGTGTGAAAGTTCGGGCTGCCAGGCCTCCGCTGAAACCCACCAACAAACAGCTCAGAACCTCAGTTGGAAATAAA TTCCGCAGCTCTCTCTCCTTACTGATGGAAACGCTGAACGCCACCACCCCTCACTACGTGCGTTGCATTAAGCCCAATGATGAGAAGCTCCCATTTGA GTACGACTCCGGGAGAGTCGTGCAGCAGCTGCGAGCCTGTGGAGTCCTGGAAACGATCCGGATCAGTGCACAGAGCTATCCCTCCAG GTGGACTTACATCGAGTTTTACAGCCGGTACAGTATCCTTATGACGCACCAGGAGGCAGAACTCACGGACAAGAAACAGACCTGCAAGAATGTGCTGCAGAGGTTGATTCAG GACTCCAACCAGTACAAGTTTGGCCGGACGAAAATCTTCTTCCGGGCCGGTCAGGTGGCTTATCTGGAGAAGCTGCGTCTGGATCGACTCCGGGGAGCCTGCGTGACGATCCAGAAGCACGTGCGAggctggagccagaggaggaagtATCTGGCCATGAGATCAGCGGCAATCATCCTGCAACAGTACATCCGCGGGAAGAGGACAGTCCG GAAAGCAGTGAATCCTACAACCCTGAAGCAGGGCTGGGCTGCACTGGTGATCCAGAGGCACTGGAGAGGCTACCACATGAGGCAGATCTACAGAGTCGTCCGTCTGGCCTCCATTACGATCCAGTCCTTCACACGAGGCTGGCTGGCCCGCAAACGGTACCGGAAG atgttgaaggagCACAAAGCGCTGGTCATACAAAAGTACGCCAGAGCGTGGCTGGCACGGCGGCGATTTCAGACCATGCGGCGGCTGGTGCTGAATGTTCAGCTCTCCTACAGGGTGCAGCAGCTCAGAAAGAAGATAGAGGAGCAG AACAAAGAGAACCGTGGCTTGATGGAGAGACTGACCAGCTTGGCCAACTCAAACTCTCAAACTGTGGATCGACTCCAGAGTCTGGAGGTACAGCTGGAAAAATCTACCAGCCAGAGAGCGTCTTTGGAGGCGAGAGAGAAGAAAGCAAAAGAAGAGGCTGGTCTG ACGATTGCAGAGCTTCAAAAGAAAATAGATGCCGTAAACCTTGAAAAGCAGAGCTTGGAGACACAGTTTAAAACTTCTACCAAAAACACCAAAG AGAGCTTCGATCAAATCAAAAGGAGTCttctggaagaaaaagaaaatgaagcaagGCTCAGAAA GATTGCAGAAAACAACATCGACATTCAGAGAGAGGACCACGAGAACGAGGTGgagaccctcaaagaggagatcAAAAGATTGAAAGAAGAGAAAGTCAGTCTGCAGAGGAAGATCGAGGAGGGGGAGCAGTTGAactctgacctgcaggagcagaacgTGCAGCTCAGCAGACACGTCAAGGTCATCCCCGAGCTGCGCCGGGAGCTGAGCAACCTGGAAAACCAGAGGAAGGGCATGGACCGAAAGATCAAGCAACAGGCAGAGCTGGCAAAAT cgAAAACGGTCGAGATCGTGACACAACTTCTGAGCGGTGTTGTTGAAGAGGAGCTTCTTCTGAG GCTGACCCAAGATGACTCTGAGAAGACGGACGAAGCTGAAGTCCTGCTGATGGCGTTTGAAGGCCTGCAGAAAGCAGCcag GATCCTGGAAAGCAACCAGAGAGAACAGAAGGAAAGCCACGGCGTGCAGGTGGAGGGCTTGAAACTGAAAGTTGACCACCTCCAGAATGAGAACAGCAAGCTGCAGAACCTCTTCCAGGAGAAAAGCAACGTCAATGAAAGCATTCGACAAGAAGTGTCTCGGCTCAGCAGTGAAAACTCA GCCATCCCCGAGCTGAAACTTCAggtttcagagctgcagagacaaaaacaagagcTCGAGGGCCACATTGagcaacagaagacagagataACAG AAAAAACCAAGGAGATCACCACCACTCTGCAGAGCAGAATCACAGAAGAGAGCACACAGCGCCG GCTCCTTGAGGAGAAAGCTGAAGGGCTGGAGGAGGCGAACAGGGAGCTTCAAGTCCAAatgagggagctggaggaggaggtcgaTCAcctgaagagacagcagctgatggagatgGAAATCAAGAGGAAGCTCAGACAGGAGGCGTCGCAGCTGACTGCTGAGaacatg GACTTTGAAGAGCTGCTTGaccagaaaaacagattaataaAGAGACTCCAGAGTCAGATAAAGAGCCTCGAAGCTTCACGTAAAG tgaaacaaacatCAAACGTCATTCCTAGAGATTACCTGGGCATGTTGGAGTACAAGAGAGAGGACGAACTCCGCCTCATCCAAAACATCATTCTGG ATTTGAAGCCAAAAGGCGTCGTGGTCAACATGATCCCAAACCTGCCGGCCTTCCTGCTCTTCATGTGTGTTCGTCACGCCGACTACCTGAACGACGAGGCCAAGATCAAGTCTCTCATGAGTGCGATCATCGGTGGCATCAAAAAGGTCATCATG agttACGTCAAAGACTTTGAGCTGCTGTCCTTCTGGCTCTCGAACACGTACCAGATGATCAACTGCCTGAAGCAGTACAGTGGCGAGGAA GAGTTTCTGAAGCAGAGTACTCCCCGACAGAAGAAGAACTGCTTGCAGAACTTTGATTTGTCGGAATACAGGCAGATTCTCAGCGACTTGGCCATCCACATCTACCACCAGTTCATCTCAGTCATGGAGAAGACTCTCACTCCTGCCATTG TGCCTGGTATGTTGGAGCACGAGAGCCTGCAGGGGATTTCGAGCATGAAGCCGACGGGTTTCAGGAAGCGATCCAACAGCCTGTACGAGGAGACGGAGACCTACAccatctcctccatcctccagcagctgacgGGCTTTCACTCCACCATGACCCACCACAGCATGGACCCGGGCCTGGTGAAGCAAGCCGTCAAGCAGCTCTTCTTCCTCGTGGGCGCCGCCACGCTCAACAACATCATGCTTCGCAAAGACATGTGCTCCTGCAGGAAGGGGATGCAGATCAG atgCAACATCAGTTACCTGGAAGAGTGGCTGAAGGaaaaggagctgcagagctccaacgCCATGGATACTCTGCGGCCTCTGGCTCAGGCCGCCTGGCTGCTGCAAGTCAACAAATCCACCGACGAGGACGCCAGCGAGATCATCGAGAAATGCACCGAACTCCACCCTGTCCAG ATCATCAAGATTCTGAATTCATACACACCCATCGACGATTTCGAGAAAAGGGTTTCCTCTTCGTTCGTCCGTAAAGTTCAG TCACTGCTACAAGACCACGACGGCTCCGCGCAGCTCATGCTGGACACCGATTACCGCTTCCAGGTCATGTTTCCCTTCTGCTCGTCGACTCaggctctggagctgctgcaggtcccCAACAGCCTCCACCTGGACTTCCTCACCAGGATCTGA